A genome region from Coffea arabica cultivar ET-39 chromosome 7e, Coffea Arabica ET-39 HiFi, whole genome shotgun sequence includes the following:
- the LOC140010951 gene encoding geraniol 8-hydroxylase, translating into MDYLTVVLGFLFALTFLQGLSSLSRRSKKLPPGPTPLPILGNLHLLGDQPHKSLAKLAKKHGPLMSLQLGQITTVVITSAGMAKEVLQKQDLAFSSRSIPDAIHAHSQFQYSVVWLPVASRWRSLRKILNSNIFSGNRLDANQHLRARKVQELVAYCRKNCQSGEAVDVGRAAFRTSLNLLSNTLFSKDLTDPYSDSAKEFKDLVWSIMVEAGKPNMVDFFPVLEKLDPQGIRRRMTIHFGKVIKMFGDLINERLEDGKSGGGNSDVLDVLLTTCEESPEEIDRTHIERLCLDLFVAGTDTTSNTLEWAMAECLQNPEKMKKAKAELVQVIGKGKLIEEADVSRLPYLRCIVKETLRLHPPVPFLIPRRVEQDVEVCGYNVPKNSQVLVNAWAIGRDETVWENALEFKPERFLESELDIRGRDFELIPFGAGRRICPGLPLAVRMVPVMLGSLLNSFDWKLEGGIAPKDLDMEEKFGITLQKALPLRAVPINL; encoded by the exons ATGGATTATCTGACGGTTGTGCTAGGATTTCTTTTCGCCCTGACATTTCTTCAGGGCCTGAGTTCTCTatcaagaagaagcaaaaagctTCCTCCAGGTCCAACCCCATTGCCTATCTTGGGTAACCTCCACTTACTAGGTGACCAACCCCACAAGTCCTTAGCCAAACTCGCCAAGAAACATGGCCCACTTATGAGTCTACAGCTTGGCCAAATCACCACGGTCGTCATCACCTCCGCAGGGATGGCCAAAGAAGTTCTCCAGAAGCAAGATTTAGCCTTCTCCAGCAGATCAATTCCGGATGCCATCCACGCCCACAGCCAATTCCAATATTCCGTGGTGTGGCTCCCGGTTGCCTCCCGCTGGAGAAGCCTCCGAAAAATCTTGAACTCCAACATCTTTTCGGGCAACAGGCTGGATGCTAACCAGCACCTGAGGGCTAGGAAGGTTCAGGAGCTGGTGGCCTATTGCAGGAAGAATTGCCAGAGCGGAGAGGCAGTGGACGTCGGGAGAGCAGCATTCAGGACTTCCCTGAATTTGCTGTCCAACACCCTTTTCTCTAAGGACTTGACCGACCCTTATTCTGATTCCGCCAAAGAGTTCAAGGACTTGGTGTGGAGCATTATGGTGGAGGCCGGTAAACCTAATATGGTTGATTTCTTCCCTGTGCTGGAGAAACTCGATCCTCAAGGTATTAGGCGTCGCATGACCATTCATTTTGGGAAGGTGATCAAAATGTTCGGTGACCTGATAAATGAGAGATTGGAGGATGGCAAGTCCGGAGGTGGAAACAGTGATGTGCTGGATGTCCTGCTCACCACCTGCGAAGAATCTCCCGAAGAGATTGACAGGACTCATATCGAGCGCTTGTGCTTG GACCTGTTTGTAGCCGGGACGGACACTACTTCGAACACATTGGAATGGGCGATGGCAGAATGTCTCCAGAATCCagagaaaatgaagaaagcAAAAGCCGAGCTCGTACAAGTCATCGGAAAAGGGAAGCTAATAGAAGAAGCTGATGTTTCTCGCCTGCCTTACTTGCGATGCATTGTCAAAGAGACCTTAAGGTTACATCCACCGGTTCCATTCTTGATTCCACGCCGAGTGGAGCAAGATGTTGAGGTGTGTGGCTACAATGTGCCTAAGAATTCGCAAGTGTTAGTGAATGCATGGGCAATTGGCCGTGATGAAACTGTTTGGGAGAACGCTTTGGAATTTAAGCCCGAGAGATTCTTGGAGTCGGAACTTGACATCAGGGGCCGAGATTTTGAGCTGATTCCCTTTGGAGCTGGCCGAAGAATCTGCCCAGGTTTGCCATTGGCGGTCAGGATGGTTCCAGTAATGCTTGGCTCGcttctcaattcatttgattggaAGCTTGAAGGCGGGATTGCACCAAAAGACTTGGACATGGAGGAGAAGTTTGGCATTACACTGCAGAAGGCCCTGCCCCTTCGAGCCGTGCCAATCAATCTTTGA
- the LOC140010861 gene encoding uncharacterized protein gives MIQELLGEAASGVLTGGERSKLPVDNGVSGVSSASPSLSPSPTPSPSPSPSPSPSPSSSAVTLPPPTGSSTPENLRCPRCDSTNTKFCYYNNYNLTQPRHFCKTCRRYWTKGGALRNVPIGGGCRKNKSAMITSSVIKSSAGKFKTMATEMGKSSFLSAFEHELSSSSPSSNPILWASPQNSHLFSLLKANQSPNPNASPMSNSVVSTSMKKEEAAMPAGCYSLNACSRMVGFDSELGQQVPSVGLISSSSGWRNSEQHQQQQIGFVLGQGEFTGVQDFYQRLRSSRNCTYPDHAPVVLGNVVSSSSSSSSGIQVLDSAPVAVAESGYWNSILSSWSDMPTTNGAYP, from the coding sequence ATGATTCAAGAACTGTTAGGGGAAGCTGCATCCGGAGTATTAACTGGGGGAGAAAGATCAAAGCTGCCCGTTGATAATGGGGTCTCAGGAGTCTCGTCAGCTTCTCCCTCTCTTTCACCTTCTCCTACACCTTCCCCTTCGCCATCTCCGTCACCGTCACCGTCACCTTCTTCTTCCGCAGTCACCCTTCCTCCTCCTACAGGCTCATCCACTCCGGAGAACCTCAGGTGTCCGCGTTGCGATTCTACCAACACCAAGTTTTGTTACTACAACAACTACAACCTCACCCAGCCTCGTCATTTCTGCAAGACGTGTCGCCGTTATTGGACTAAAGGAGGTGCGCTGCGTAACGTTCCCATCGGAGGCGGTTGCAGGAAAAACAAGTCTGCCATGATAACCTCATCAGTTATCAAGTCAAGTGCTGGAAAGTTCAAGACCATGGCAACAGAAATGGGAAAATCCAGTTTTCTGAGTGCCTTCGAACATGAGCTCTCTTCCTCTTCTCCATCATCAAACCCTATTCTGTGGGCGTCACCTCAAAACTCTCATTTGTTCTCTTTACTGAAAGCTAACCAAAGCCCTAACCCTAACGCTAGTCCCATGTCCAATAGTGTTGTTAGTACTAGCATGAAAAAGGAGGAGGCAGCCATGCCTGCAGGGTGCTACTCCCTAAATGCTTGTAGCAGAATGGTTGGGTTTGATTCAGAACTCGGCCAGCAGGTTCCTTCAGTTGGTCTTATCAGTAGCAGCTCCGGCTGGAGAAACAGTGAACAACATCAGCAGCAGCAGATTGGTTTTGTACTTGGCCAAGGAGAATTCACTGGAGTTCAAGATTTTTACCAAAGGCTTAGATCATCAAGAAATTGTACTTATCCAGATCATGCTCCGGTAGTCCTGGGTAATGTAGTTTCCTCTTCTTCATCTTCGTCTTCCGGTATCCAAGTTTTAGACTCAGCTCCGGTTGCTGTAGCTGAATCCGGCTACTGGAATTCCATCCTTTCGTCGTGGTCTGATATGCCTACAACTAATGGCGCATATCCCTGA
- the LOC113700448 gene encoding L-ascorbate oxidase homolog: MRGAILLRICLGLSAWLSTSYVKAEDPYRFFTWVITYGQFAPLGVEQRGILINGQFPGPTISCITNDNIIVDVINKLDEPFLITWHGIKQRKSSWEDGVLGTNCPIPPNSNWTYKMQMKDQIGTYNYYPSTLMHRAAGGFGGFNIVARSVIPIPYPKPYDEFTLLVSDWWNKDNKVLQKILDDGKPFPPPDGLLINGSPKSTKFTGIKGQTYLIRVSNLCLVSSINFRIQGHTLVLVEVEGSHTMQDSYESLDVHPGQSSTFLVTLRPSILKDYYIVASSRFTKPLLTATAILHYDGSTTQPAGPLPSAPAGQFHWSMRQARTVRWNLTANAARPNPQGSYHYGTIPIVRKIVLANSAPQISGKKRYALNGVSYVNPSTPLKLADYFNISGVFVLDAIKDFPTSAPAAQGVSVFGITLHDYMEVVFQNNENNLQSYHLAGFDFWAVGYGGGQWNITMRKLYNLVDATTRNTVQVYPNGWTAILTSMDNKGMWNLRSQIWPRRYLGQEAYMRVWNSERSLYTEYDIPDNALLCGKAKA, translated from the exons ATGAGAGGGGCTATTTTGCTCCGCATTTGTCTTGGTCTCTCGGCTTGGTTGAGTACTTCTTACGTGAAAGCTGAAGATCCATACAGATTTTTTACATGGGTTATTACGTACGGACAATTTGCTCCTTTAGGTGTCGAGCAAAGG GGGATTCTTATCAACGGGCAATTTCCCGGTCCTACCATTAGTTGCATTACCAATGACAACATCATAGTTGATGTCATCAACAAGCTAGATGAGCCTTTCCTTATTACCTG GCACGGTATCAAACAAAGAAAGAGTTCATGGGAAGATGGAGTACTGGGAACCAATTGCCCGATTCCTCCTAATTCCAATTGGACttacaaaatgcaaatgaaggaTCAAATCGGAACCTACAATTACTACCCATCCACCTTGATGCACAGAGCGGCCGGTGGGTTCGGAGGATTCAATATTGTGGCTAGGTCCGTCATACCTATACCTTATCCAAAACCATATGATGAATTTACTCTGCTCGTCAGTGACTGGTGGAACAAGGATAACAAG GTACTACAGAAAATATTGGACGATGGCAAACCATTTCCTCCCCCCGATGGCCTTCTTATCAATGGCAGTCCAAAATCTACTAAGTTCACCGGAATCAAAG GCCAAACCTACTTGATTAGGGTCTCAAACTTGTGCCTAGTAAGTTCAATTAACTTTAGAATCCAAGGTCATACCTTAGTCCTAGTAGAAGTCGAAGGATCCCACACCATGCAAGATTCCTACGAGTCGCTGGACGTTCATCCAGGCCAATCCTCCACTTTCCTGGTCACCCTACGCCCTTCTATCCTCAAGGATTATTACATAGTGGCCTCCAGTCGTTTTACAAAGCCTCTTCTGACTGCAACGGCGATCCTTCATTACGATGGTTCTACCACCCAACCCGCCGGACCATTGCCCTCCGCACCCGCAGGCCAATTTCACTGGTCTATGCGGCAAGCAAGGACTGTCAG ATGGAATTTGACAGCCAACGCTGCTAGGCCAAATCCTCAAGGGTCATATCATTATGGAACCATACCAATTGTGAGAAAAATAGTGCTAGCCAACTCTGCCCCACAGATTTCTGGCAAGAAACGGTATGCGCTTAACGGGGTTTCTTACGTGAACCCAAGCACTCCATTGAAGCTTGCTGACTACTTCAACATTTCTGGCGTGTTCGTGTTGGACGCAATCAAGGACTTCCCTACTTCTGCCCCCGCAGCTCAAGGCGTCTCCGTCTTTGGCATCACTCTTCACGATTACATGGAAGTTGTTTTCCAGAACAATGAGAACAATTTACAATCTTACCATCTTGCTGGCTTTGATTTCTGGGCTGTCGG GTATGGTGGTGGACAATGGAACATTACAATGAGGAAACTCTACAATCTTGTTGATGCTACCACCAGGAATACCGTTCAG GTATATCCCAACGGATGGACTGCAATTTTGACATCAATGGACAACAAGGGTATGTGGAACTTGAGATCTCAAATCTGGCCAAGGCGCTATTTAGGACAGGAAGCATACATGAGGGTTTGGAACAGTGAACGTAGTCTTTACACTGAGTATGACATTCCAGACAATGCGTTGCTCTGTGGCAAGGCCAAGGCCTAG
- the LOC113701387 gene encoding geraniol 8-hydroxylase, producing MDSLMVVLVSLLSLTLIKGLSSLAKRAKRHPPGPTPLPLIGNLHLLGDLPHQSLAKLAKIHGPVMSLKLGQLTTVVISSSSMAREVLQKKDLAFSSRSISDAVHAHNHSHYSVVWLPVASRWRSLRRIMNSNMFSANSLDANQHLRCRKVQELVDCCQKNCQTGEAVDIGRAGFMTSLNLLSNTIFSKDLADPYSDTAKEFKDLVWDIMVEAGKPNLVDFFPLLKKFDPQGVRRRMSVHFEKVLKLFEGLINERLENENSGDEGRDVLDELLTTSEESSQEFDRIHMVHMFLDLFVAGTDTTSSTLEWAMTELLKNPEKMRKAQAEIAGGIGKGKAIEEADVARLPYLQCIVKETLRIHPPVPFLIPRRVEQDVELCGYNVPKGSQVLVNAWAICRDEIVWENALVFKPERFLESEIDIRGRDFELIPFGAGRRICPGLSLAARAVPVMLGSLLNSFDWKLEGGNTPKDLDMEEKYGITLQKALPLRAVPLPL from the exons ATGGATAGCCTGATGGTTGTTCTAGTGTCACTGCTGTCCTTGACTTTGATCAAGGGCCTGAGTTCACTAGCAAAACGAGCCAAAAGGCATCCTCCTGGACCAACACCTTTGCCCCTAATTGGAAACCTCCACTTGCTTGGTGATCTCCCTCACCAGTCCTTAGCCAAGCTCGCTAAAATCCATGGCCCCGTCATGAGCCTAAAACTTGGCCAGTTAACCACAGTCGTCATTTCTTCATCAAGCATGGCCAGAGAAGTTCTTCAAAAGAAAGACTTGGCCTTCTCCAGCAGATCAATTTCTGATGCAGTCCATGCACACAATCATTCCCACTATTCTGTGGTGTGGCTACCTGTCGCTTCTCGGTGGAGAAGCCTTCGCAGAATCATGAACTCCAACATGTTTTCAGCCAACAGTCTTGATGCTAACCAGCACTTGAGGTGCAGAAAGGTCCAGGAGCTGGTTGACTGTTGCCAAAAGAATTGCCAAACTGGTGAGGCAGTGGATATTGGCAGAGCAGGATTTATGACTTCCTTGAATTTGCTGTCCAATACCATTTTCTCTAAGGACTTGGCCGATCCATATTCTGATACTGCAAAAGAATTCAAGGACTTAGTTTGGGATATCATGGTGGAAGCCGGCAAGCCCAACCTGGTTGATTTCTTCCCTCTACTTAAAAAGTTTGATCCTCAGGGAGTCAGGCGCCGCATGTCCGTTCATTTTGAGAAGGTATTGAAATTGTTTGAGGGTCTAATAAATGAAAGATTGGAGAATGAAAATTCTGGAGACGAAGGGCGTGACGTGCTTGATGAGCTGCTTACTACGAGTGAAGAATCTTCCCAGGAGTTTGACAGGATTCATATGGTGCACATGTTCTTG GACCTATTTGTAGCAGGGACAGATACAACGTCAAGCACATTAGAGTGGGCAATGACAGAGTTACTCAAAAATCCAGAGAAAATGAGGAAAGCCCAAGCTGAGATTGCAGGAGGCATTGGCAAAGGCAAGGCAATAGAGGAAGCCGACGTTGCTCGCCTGCCTTACTTGCAATGTATCGTGAAAGAAACCTTAAGGATTCATCCGCCAGTTCCATTCTTGATTCCGCGCAGAGTGGAACAGGATGTTGAACTGTGTGGCTACAACGTGCCTAAGGGATCTCAAGTGCTAGTGAACGCATGGGCCATTTGCCGTGATGAAATAGTTTGGGAGAATGCTTTGGTATTCAAGCCAGAGAGGTTCTTGGAATCGGAAATAGATATCCGGGGGCGAGATTTTGAGCTGATTCCTTTTGGTGCTGGGCGAAGAATATGTCCAGGACTATCATTGGCAGCTAGGGCAGTTCCGGTAATGCTCGGTTCGCTGCTAAATTCGTTCGATTGGAAACTTGAAGGGGGCAATACGCCAAAGGACTTGGACATGGAGGAAAAGTATGGCATTACATTGCAAAAGGCACTTCCCTTGCGAGCTGTCCCACTCCCTCTCTGA